From one Suricata suricatta isolate VVHF042 chromosome 8, meerkat_22Aug2017_6uvM2_HiC, whole genome shotgun sequence genomic stretch:
- the LRRC47 gene encoding leucine-rich repeat-containing protein 47, with the protein MATEYGQGESGEGEEEEEVGDAGRLLLRVLHVSESPAPLTVRVSPSVKDVRPFIVGAVVRGMDLQAGNALKRFLTSQTRLHEELCEKRTAATIATHDLRAVRGPLLYGTRLPQDLKIVPLGRREVKAKDLVRQLQLEAEEHRKQKKRQNVSGLHRYLHLLDGKESYPCLVDADGDVISFPPITNSEKTKVKKTTSDLFLEVTSAASLQICKDVMDALVLKMAEIQKQTVESQEDGSLSDTEADALSGQLPDSGADAGAEKAGPASLVVEQVRVLDEDGPLRVVYPSKTDLGLAGPHVTVVR; encoded by the exons ATGGCGACGGAGTACGGGCAG GGGGAGAGCGGCgagggcgaggaggaggaggaggtgggcgACGCCGGCCGGCTGCTGCTCCGGGTCCTGCACGTGTCCGAGAGCCCCGCGCCGCTGACCGTGCGGGTCAGCCCCTCGGTCAAGGACGTCCGGCCGTTCATTGTGGGGGCCGTCGTGAGAGGCATGGACCTGCAGGCCGGGAACGCGCTCAAACGGTTCCTCACCTCCCAG ACGAGGCTGCACGAGGAGCTCTGCGAGAAGAGGACGGCGGCCACCATCGCCACCCACGACCTCCGAGCCGTCCGCGGGCCCCTGCTCTACGGCACCCGCCTGCCGCAGGACCTCAAG ATCGTCCCCTTGGGGCGCAGAGAGGTCAAGGCCAAGGACCTGGTGCGGCAGCTCCAGCTGGAGGCCGAGGAGCACAGGAAGCAGAAGAAGAGGCAGAACGTCTCCGGCCTGCACAG GTACCTTCACTTACTGGACGGAAAAGAAAGTTACCCCTGCCTTGTGGACGCGGACGGTGACGTGATCTCCTTCCCGCCCATAACCAACAGCGAGAAGACGAAG GtaaagaagacaacctcagacCTGTTTCTGGAAGTGACCAGCGCCGCGAGCCTGCAGATCTGTAAAGACGTCATGGACGCCCTCGTGCTG AAAATGGCAGAAATCCAGAAACAGACTGTGGAGAGTCAAGAGGACGGGTCCCTCTCGGACACCGAAGCCGACGCGCTCTCTGGACAGCTTCCGGACTCCGGCGCGGACGCAGGCGCGGAGAAGGCCGGGCCCGCCTCCCTGGTGGTGGAGCAGGTCCGGGTGCTGGACGAGGACGGGCCCCTGCGGGTGGTGTACCCCTCCAAGACGGACCTGGGCCTCGCCGGCCCCCACGTGACCGTGGTCCGCTGA
- the SMIM1 gene encoding small integral membrane protein 1 → MQSQPSGVHYCRWDDSGRDEVHVAAAAPMEEEASSWGRISRKLCSGKLGITMKVLGGVALFWAVFILGYVTGYYVHKCK, encoded by the exons ATGCAGAGCCAGCCGAGCGGCGTCCACTACTGCAGGTGGGATGACAGTGGCCGCGACGAGGTGCACGTGGCCGCCGCGGCCCCCATGGAGGAGGAGGCCTCGAGCTGGGGgag GATCTCCCGGAAGCTGTGCTCAGGCAAGCTGGGCATCACCATGAAGGTGCTGGGCGGAGTGGCCCTCTTCTGGGCTGTCTTCATCCTGGGCTACGTCACCGGCTACTACGTGCACAAGTGCAAATGA